CAATGCCTGCAGCAGCTAAGTCTGCTGCAACAGTTGTTGATCCTTCTGCAGCTGCCTTTGAGCGGTAGTGTTTCACAATTGGTAGCTTAGGGAATATGAATGCATACAGAAGGATGCATAGAAATTCAAATAATACGGAGATGGCAAGGAACAACACTGCAAAATCCATAATTCTAAGTTTCTCATGGGGGAAACTCAACATAATATATCAAGACACATCAAACTATGAGTACATCAAGCATAATGTTTTCGATTTAACTTTCACAAAGAGATAAAAATTACGTACTAACTCCTTTGTGTAGACCGTTGCTACTGTTTTCAAAAGCTGCCTTGGCCATTAGCCTTAAACCAGACGTAGCTGCACCAGATGCAGCAAGACCAGAGAAAAACGACTGCATAATTCATGAATCAGGATACAAACATAATTCAGGATTTCATGTAGCAACTTATGCAGAACAAAGTTAAACGTGCTACTGCCACGCACTTGAATGAACTCAGGACACATGAAggataaatctccagtcattcCACCTTGAACAATAGCATCCCCAACTCCAAAACAACCTACTATAGCACATACACCAATGTAATTTCCTATTCCACCCGTACCAGAAGTTGCCAAATCCAACTGGAAAGCAGTGGGGAAAAAAAACAAGAGATTCTGAAAGGGTGAACAAAATATTGACCAGAAAATGACAAAAGCAGAACATACCAGTATAAGCGTGAGTGTGCTTAAGGTATAAAGAGTAAATCCTGCTAAGATGCGCTTTCTTGTATCAATTTTTGCCTCATTATATGCAAGAATTAATATTGTTCCAAGTGCAAATGGCTGATACACTAAGGTGAGTACCCTTGAAGGATGatagttcttcaattttcatatCAAAGCAAACCAGTCAGATATATAATTCATACACAACTACTCCTCAATCCCAAACATAccgaataaaatgaaaaaacatAAACATTACAAGTTGTCAATATTTTCTATTGCAAGGGAGACTTACAGGAAACAGTGCATAGTAGTAATCTCCTATGCTCATTAAACTATTCCAAGCAATGAGTGACCCAAATCCCAGAATCCAACAAACAAGAATACCTATAAATTTCCCCTGAAAATTTTCACATACATCATAATTTCAGCCATAACAAATGACTCCTTCAATTTGCCATAATAGAATAAGGTAACAAAGTCTGAAACAAACCTTAAGCCTGGTAGGACTTGGACTTTCACTTGAAACAGCATTACTCATGGTTGCTTCTTTGTGGAATAAACTCAAACACTAAAGACAATTGCACAAACCATCATATATAAATCTTTGATTTGCCTCTTTTGAAAATAGaatgtaaaatttattttaaaaagaccAATCAGATTctcttaacttttttttttggattctttatATATGTGAATTTATTGTGAATAAGACATAGAAACACAATTAAATTAGGGTGAAATTGTCAATTGACACAACTAAACTGTGACGGTTCTATGAGCCattaaacttttttttcctatcATTTATCCTCTTTACTAATTACTTGGTAAAAAAATAAGTATggctaataaatattaattacatgataaaaaaaagaaaaactaagtTAATTATTGAACTATCTAAACAAATGTAAAACTAAAGAAAGATATCCAACATTATttaattcataatcttgaattGAATTTATTTTGTTAGCATTAAGGTGAATTAGAttttgggttgaattttatttgagTTCCTGACATCTATGAACTATAAATTTATTGGATCATTCAAAATTCTaagtccaaatttaaaataatatattaaaagataaaaattatgaaaaagtttAGGAattattcataaactttattagcataaatatttgtgtgtatacaatatttttatagAATGTATACATGTAATGTtgggttggtttgatttgatttctcTTAGTTCAagccaaaccaaatattatgtCACGgtccaaaaatcgaggtcatgatagTACATATGGATGTTCACGGTTTGGATAAAAATCGATTCAAAccgaaaaatcaaaccaaacacGATCAAATAAACCGATTTCAGTTTGGTTTGgtattacatttttaaaaaccgataatatttggtttgattttgattttgttcaAAACAATCAAAGAAATAcccaaatcaaaaaattaaatacatatttttttataattatatatacataatgtattatttttaatgaacaatttcttatgcaaaaaatacagcacactaatttaaaatagtaacgTATGATAcgtcttttatttgtataaccATATCATTAGCTTATGCATTATTCAGTAAGTTTATGTTACTTAGTACATTGAATTAGCTAACAATATAAGCAGGGagttaaacataattaaagttttggtataagaattataagatccaAAATGGCACGAAGActatttttttgaatgaattattgtattttcttctcttttgaattaattgtttcttttatttttgtgtattatTAATAAtcgaataaccgaaccaaaccaaaTCGAAATCGATTACAACCAAATCGATGGATATTTATTGTAATTAGCTTGAtttggttttaataattttaaaataattaaattttatttgttttggttTTGACCAATAATCGACCCAAACCAACTCATAAACACCCCAAAATGGTACACATCCCCAAAACCCAACCAGATATATACTAATATTAACTCACACAGGACTCCCAAAGAAGAAGTTGggctacaaaaaaaaaaaaagaatgacgaagaaaaatatctcaaaacctggtgtcataagcaTAAAGAGTATCTAGTACAATATTCGAAtttgatatacatcataagtctttgaGTGATAGAAAAGACTGAAAATAAAAGGTAGAACAAGTGACAATCTGGATCCcaggatctcaccactaatctgataaTGCAATATCGGCTAAAGAGATCTGCTGCCGCGCGAGATACCCTGACTAGGATCTGCATAAAAAAaagacacagaagtaggggtgagtacaatccacatgtactcagtaggatCAACCGACTGAATATAAGGAATTAGTCAAACTTATGCAATAAGCTAAGGAATGCTTCCACTTGCATACAGAAATATCTCACTCCGACATTGGtgtcgccaatttatatagaaaggggcgagtaaagtaaacacataaggtCAACTCAATATCACATTTTATCAAATAAGTCAAATAATCTAagagcaatgcaatgcaatgagataatGCAATAATGTGGTGGTATGGTGGAATTAAGGTTGCCGCACGActtgtcgtatacacctgtcgaGCTAAGACTTCCAAACAAGGACCTATAGGGGACTCGCAATCCATATAAAAAGGtgtctcattttctttttcaaaaagaatttccacatttctcaacttcccaagatcaatgatatgatgaatgaggatgaatgcatcacaacacatatggcatagaggcaatattcaactcaacatgtaatataaggttcaaagttttcaaaactcaacctaaacatgatcTACACCCTCAAATAGATAAAAGTGGGAAGGAATACATTGAAATAAGTATTCACCCTTTTTGAAAATGTTTCATTATTCAAGTGTGATCAAAACCCCTAACTCAATCCCTCAAACGGGCATGACAAGTAAAATAGCATTACAAGCCTCTCTCAcgggcaaatcatgaatcacatactCTCACAATAAATAGGATAGTAAATAAGGCACCCACACAGGCTAAACTGTACAAATAAGCCCCTACACGGGCAACACAATATAATCAAGCCCCCCCCACgggcatcataatataatcaacaGTCCCAATCACAATTGCAATCTCATCCCAAAGCCTATGACATAAAAATGATTAATTACCCCATTTAGTCTCAAAAAGGGATAGTTAAACCTACCCCGAAGGCCGAAACTTCGCTCGACACTTTAACTGGAGATCTACTAACGAACACCGACTCTGAAATGATCACCAATTATCAAGAATGGAAAGTGTTCATCAAAAGGAGTttaacgatacccatattacaaGGTTTAAGAATCGGGGTCAAAATCGTCCAAAAATCACCTTGAAAACGAAAAGAGCAAAActggaattttattttaaaattaggtTCTACACATCAAAAGGAATTCGTAGTTGAAACCCTATTAAAATGGAGCAAGAAACAAATTCgaaatcatgaaattactttttttgaaatttgaggGGGAAATCGCAAAATCTTTCTTCAAATCTtgattttaaaatgattttggAAGAGAAAAACTGAAGGAAgtgatttaaattaataaagaaaCTTACTATAACGAATTTCCTCAAAAGATTGCTTCAAAAATCATCTCTCCAATTGAGTAACAAtgaaataaatgagaaaaatcattGTTTCAGAACTCAAAAAGGTTTATCGCGATCACGGTCACTTACCTCTGCGATCGCGTAGCACACAGAAGTAATGCATTGCGAACGCGGAACACTGCAAACAAGCTCATCGTGAACGTGAGCCTCATGGCTGTGATCACGGAGCACAAAGAGGAAACCCTTCGCGAACGCAGATTTGACCATCACAAACGTGACGCAGGGAACATACTAGCACTAGAACAACCCCCCAAGCTAAGAAAAAAATCTTCGAACGGATCCTCAGAATTTGTTTGGagtccaataaaaataaaccgGATATGCTACCTCACTAAAATCGATACTTCAGACTCAACGAAATCGTTGAATTTTCGAAAAAATATCATTATGATGAAAATATCCTATCCGGATCCCTTTTAGGTCTAAAACTCAGCTTTTAGCGTATATTCCTAAAATAAATTCTAAGGTCCCGGACTCTAAGTCAACACTCAAGTAGACCAAACTCGACGCTCCGGACGCAATGAAACTGATGGAATTTTTATTCGATGCTCGGTTCTCAATATGTTGACCGAAGCCAACTATCTCAATAAAACTTCCCACTCAAGACATCAAATCGCTAAAATTACACCTAATCTCATCGGAAACTGTGCCAAACATCCCAATATCACAAACAAAATATGAAAACGCtacgaaaaagaaaaaaatgattatttctcaaaaaaaagtAGTTTCCTCAAGAATAGGGGTATTACAATACTAAATCGAGGAAGAAGAAAgctttatttcatattaaagAATTTTATGTCCACTTTGGAATTAACGGAGATATGTATTGGAAATACATGCTTACACATGTGGACAAAATATAATGGaaagtaatattttatttatgccTTCAAATATTTCATCCCGAcatgaattacaaaaaatattaatttccaTTTTCATTTATGTTATTCTGTAATTAGGAGTTTGTTACATGGGTCTAGTGGCAAAATATTCTCTGAGTTTTCAATTGAGTAAAGAGACCATAAATCttaaaaattgatgaaatatctTTCTATCATGACTACATCCCAAATAAGTCTTTAATCTTACGCCGAgtcttgaaaaatataaaaatatgttatttttaagATTCATTTCTAAAGTCTTAAAAAACTTGTATCATAACCctaaattcttgaaaaaaatacaaaatagtgATGAGAGGCACTATTTCCAGTAGTTCGAAATTTGAGTAGTTCGCAGCCAAAAAATTTAtacaaggaaaaagaaaaactgTAAGAGCTCCTCTTCCTGTTTTTGATCAAGTAAGAGCTCCTCTTCTCTTAACATTACATCAGTATTTagtatttataattatattcataGAAATTGATTTCAAGGAACATGTACAGTCAAACTTGAGACTTCTTTAGCTAATTTCCCATCGTATCACCAAAttaattacataaaataaagaataGTAACAAAGCTTTTGCTATATATAGGATCGCTGATTGATGCAACCAAATCACTTAACTTTAACCAGAGGAGTTACACAGGATACACCGAAGTAAATGAAGCAAGAAAGATATTGCAAATTAGCACAAGTTAACATATCAGTGATTTTAACGTGTATGGTTTTCTGGAGTTGGAGACGTTTATTTACAACAGCAGCAGGCAAAAGCATAAACAATCTGTAATTACAGTCGAGAATCAGGCTGATAAGTCAGTCCCCAATACCTAACCCCCAATATCCATCAGCAATTCATATGATAATGGTTTGCATTTTTCAGCCAAAAGTAAAAATCACTGCCACCACAAAAGTATTTATATCTCGTCTAATGAAAATGATGATCTTCTGCCACTAC
The sequence above is a segment of the Solanum dulcamara chromosome 11, daSolDulc1.2, whole genome shotgun sequence genome. Coding sequences within it:
- the LOC129873770 gene encoding equilibrative nucleotide transporter 3-like isoform X1 yields the protein MSNAVSSESPSPTRLKGKFIGILVCWILGFGSLIAWNSLMSIGDYYYALFPNYHPSRVLTLVYQPFALGTILILAYNEAKIDTRKRILAGFTLYTLSTLTLILVCSAFVIFWSIFCSPFQNLLFFFPTAFQLDLATSGTGGIGNYIGVCAIVGCFGVGDAIVQGGMTGDLSFMCPEFIQSFFSGLAASGAATSGLRLMAKAAFENSSNGLHKGVMLFLAISVLFEFLCILLYAFIFPKLPIVKHYRSKAAAEGSTTVAADLAAAGIETQSIQKADNDAKQSERLSNKQLFFQNIDYELDLCLIYVATLSIFPGFLYENTGTHKLGSWYALVLIAMYNVWDLIGRYVPLIEKIKLKSRKGLMIATLSRFLLVPCFYFTAKYGDQGWMIFLVSFLGLTNGHLTVCVMTAAPKGYKGPEQNALGNLLVLFLLCGICSGVALDWLWIIGNGKF
- the LOC129873770 gene encoding equilibrative nucleotide transporter 3-like isoform X2, producing the protein MSNAVSSESPSPTRLKGKFIGILVCWILGFGSLIAWNSLMSIGDYYYALFPNYHPSRVLTLVYQPFALGTILILAYNEAKIDTRKRILAGFTLYTLSTLTLILLDLATSGTGGIGNYIGVCAIVGCFGVGDAIVQGGMTGDLSFMCPEFIQSFFSGLAASGAATSGLRLMAKAAFENSSNGLHKGVMLFLAISVLFEFLCILLYAFIFPKLPIVKHYRSKAAAEGSTTVAADLAAAGIETQSIQKADNDAKQSERLSNKQLFFQNIDYELDLCLIYVATLSIFPGFLYENTGTHKLGSWYALVLIAMYNVWDLIGRYVPLIEKIKLKSRKGLMIATLSRFLLVPCFYFTAKYGDQGWMIFLVSFLGLTNGHLTVCVMTAAPKGYKGPEQNALGNLLVLFLLCGICSGVALDWLWIIGNGKF